One genomic segment of Streptococcus salivarius includes these proteins:
- a CDS encoding ATP-binding cassette domain-containing protein, translating to MRTYILKYKYDNLVHILLLALNSAIFVSASVTLALMTNQLVSKRIQSFLALLGLEVGLYVIYLVLNYIIAVHQTKLIQKMTLSIRQSYLSKIIHHSFSEFRKTDIGEHLSVLNNDIQLIESNGFSSIYTLCSTVFTTLFSIIALLSYDVRIVLLAIFLTLCLTYLPKPFTNKMQKSMEIFSKANEELVSGISDQLYGYADVYYASRKQIFLRQVRSIVEKYIAQKIIFTKRNTSTETLMALFSVAAQMLILLLTGLLIIFGNITVGTIASVGQISGNIFNSLSTINQLQVTIKSVDPILKKFHDFPEGPKTCIATIQDVRFENVSYHFGEKAVFEGFTQTFKKGGKYAITGCSGSGKSTLLNIFLGNLKDYEGKILFGKLESKEIDENSIVSECAYVGSQTHIYNDTLRNNLTLWNEAITDTHIKEVLERVNLLSFLSRIDEQVSDGSFSEGQKQRIGLIRAFLKGCSVVIFDEATANLDHNNATRIEHLLLSNPNITYITVTHHLIKENEPYFDMIIRLGEATE from the coding sequence ATGAGAACCTATATTCTTAAATACAAGTATGACAATTTAGTTCATATCTTACTGTTAGCACTGAATTCTGCTATTTTTGTGAGTGCCTCGGTAACCTTAGCTTTAATGACGAATCAGCTGGTATCGAAGCGAATCCAATCTTTTTTAGCTCTATTAGGTCTAGAGGTGGGGCTTTACGTTATTTATTTAGTTTTGAATTATATTATTGCTGTACATCAAACAAAATTAATCCAAAAAATGACTTTGTCTATTCGTCAGTCTTATCTTAGTAAAATTATTCACCATTCTTTTAGTGAATTCAGAAAGACTGATATTGGAGAGCATCTCTCAGTATTAAATAATGATATCCAATTGATTGAATCAAATGGCTTTTCAAGTATTTATACTCTTTGTTCAACAGTATTTACCACTTTGTTTTCAATTATTGCCTTATTAAGTTATGATGTAAGGATTGTTCTTCTAGCCATTTTTTTGACTTTGTGTCTGACTTATCTTCCCAAACCATTTACCAATAAAATGCAGAAATCAATGGAGATATTTTCCAAAGCGAATGAGGAGCTTGTTTCTGGAATAAGCGATCAGTTATATGGATATGCGGATGTTTATTACGCCAGTCGTAAACAGATATTTCTTAGACAAGTGAGGTCCATTGTTGAGAAATATATTGCACAAAAAATTATTTTTACAAAAAGAAATACTAGCACTGAGACGTTGATGGCTTTATTTTCAGTTGCCGCCCAGATGTTGATACTTCTTCTAACTGGCTTGTTAATTATTTTTGGAAATATTACTGTTGGAACCATTGCCTCAGTAGGACAGATATCAGGTAATATTTTTAACTCTCTATCCACCATTAATCAGCTGCAAGTGACCATTAAGTCTGTCGATCCTATCTTAAAAAAATTTCACGATTTTCCAGAGGGTCCAAAGACTTGCATAGCGACTATTCAGGATGTTCGTTTTGAGAATGTAAGTTATCATTTTGGAGAGAAGGCTGTTTTTGAGGGATTCACCCAAACTTTTAAAAAAGGAGGCAAGTATGCTATTACTGGATGCTCAGGTAGTGGGAAGTCAACCCTGCTTAATATATTCTTAGGCAATCTTAAAGATTACGAGGGAAAAATCTTGTTTGGAAAATTGGAGTCAAAAGAAATTGATGAGAACTCAATCGTGTCTGAATGTGCCTATGTTGGGAGTCAAACTCATATCTATAATGATACCTTGAGGAACAATCTAACCCTTTGGAATGAAGCTATTACTGATACGCACATCAAGGAAGTTCTTGAAAGAGTTAATCTTTTATCTTTCTTAAGTCGTATAGATGAGCAAGTAAGTGACGGTAGCTTTTCGGAGGGCCAAAAACAAAGAATAGGCCTGATAAGAGCATTTTTAAAAGGATGTTCTGTTGTGATTTTTGATGAAGCTACTGCAAATCTTGACCATAATAACGCTACTCGTATTGAGCACTTATTATTAAGCAATCCCAATATCACTTATATTACGGTTACCCACCATCTTATAAAGGAAAATGAACCATATTTTGATATGATTATTCGTTTGGGAGAGGCCACTGAGTAA
- a CDS encoding YebC/PmpR family DNA-binding transcriptional regulator, giving the protein MGRKWANIVAKKTAKDGANSKVYAKFGVEIYVAAKQGEPDPESNSALKFVLERAKQAQVPKHVIDKAIDKAKGNTDETFVEGRYEGFGPNGSMIIVDTLTSNVNRTAANVRTAFGKNGGNMGASGSVSYMFDKKGVIVFAGEDADAIFEQLLEADVEVEDVEAEDGTVTVYTEPTDLHKALEALRANGQEEFQVTELEMIPQTEVTLEGEDLEVFEGLIDALEADDDVQKVYHNVADM; this is encoded by the coding sequence ATGGGACGTAAATGGGCTAATATCGTTGCTAAGAAAACTGCTAAAGATGGTGCAAACTCTAAGGTTTACGCTAAGTTTGGTGTCGAAATTTATGTGGCTGCTAAACAAGGTGAACCAGATCCAGAATCAAACTCAGCTTTGAAATTTGTTTTGGAGCGTGCTAAACAAGCGCAAGTGCCAAAACACGTTATTGATAAGGCCATTGATAAGGCTAAAGGTAACACTGATGAAACTTTCGTTGAAGGACGTTATGAAGGGTTTGGACCAAATGGTTCTATGATTATCGTAGATACTTTGACTTCAAACGTTAACCGTACAGCTGCTAACGTACGTACTGCCTTTGGTAAAAACGGTGGTAACATGGGTGCTTCAGGTTCTGTTTCATACATGTTTGATAAAAAAGGTGTTATCGTATTTGCAGGTGAAGATGCAGACGCAATCTTTGAACAATTGCTTGAAGCAGATGTAGAAGTTGAAGATGTAGAAGCAGAAGATGGTACTGTCACTGTTTACACTGAGCCAACAGATCTTCACAAAGCTTTGGAAGCTCTCCGTGCTAACGGACAAGAAGAGTTCCAAGTGACTGAACTTGAAATGATTCCACAAACTGAGGTTACTCTTGAAGGTGAAGACCTTGAAGTTTTCGAAGGACTTATTGATGCGCTTGAAGCAGACGATGATGTTCAAAAGGTATATCACAACGTAGCAGATATGTAA
- a CDS encoding preprotein translocase subunit YajC, giving the protein MNMMLVLAIYVVAIVAYVAFSRRRQAKAQEDRFAGLAKGAEVETIGGLIAIVDEIDKENNRIVLDAEGVFLTFDLSRSIMKVITPAPTTETAETTKKTIIEEDSAIESADEK; this is encoded by the coding sequence ATGAATATGATGCTAGTTTTGGCCATTTATGTGGTCGCAATTGTTGCTTATGTAGCTTTCAGCCGTCGTCGCCAAGCAAAGGCACAGGAAGATCGTTTTGCAGGTCTTGCTAAGGGTGCTGAGGTTGAAACAATCGGTGGTTTGATTGCTATTGTCGATGAGATTGACAAAGAAAATAATCGTATTGTTTTGGATGCAGAAGGTGTTTTCTTGACCTTTGATTTGAGTCGTTCAATCATGAAAGTGATCACACCAGCACCAACTACAGAAACAGCAGAAACAACTAAAAAGACAATTATAGAAGAAGATTCAGCAATTGAGTCTGCTGATGAAAAGTAA
- a CDS encoding isoprenyl transferase — MFKFRKKSHQEVLDNIPNHIGIIMDGNGRWAKKRLQPRVMGHKAGMDALQKVTIEASQLGVKVLTVYAFSTENWSRPQDEVKFIMNLPVEFFNKYVPELDKNNVRILTIGDNSRLPKETLDALEKAVEQTKHNSGLVLNFALNYGGRAEIVSAVQAIAKEVEAGKLSPEAIDEDLIAKHLMTDKLPYLYRDPDLIIRTSGELRLSNFLPWQSAYSEFYFTDVFWPDFDQQGLRQAISDYNKRHRRFGGV; from the coding sequence ATGTTTAAATTTAGAAAAAAATCTCATCAAGAGGTTCTAGACAATATTCCCAACCATATCGGTATTATTATGGATGGAAATGGCCGTTGGGCTAAAAAACGTCTACAACCACGTGTGATGGGGCATAAGGCTGGGATGGACGCCTTGCAAAAGGTAACTATCGAAGCGTCACAACTTGGAGTTAAGGTATTGACAGTATATGCCTTCTCAACTGAAAACTGGTCACGCCCACAAGATGAAGTGAAATTCATCATGAATTTGCCAGTTGAATTCTTTAACAAATATGTACCAGAATTAGACAAAAACAATGTTCGTATTTTGACAATTGGAGATAACAGTCGTCTGCCTAAGGAAACCTTAGATGCTCTTGAAAAGGCAGTTGAGCAGACAAAACATAATTCCGGTTTGGTTCTCAACTTTGCACTGAACTATGGTGGTCGTGCGGAGATTGTATCTGCAGTTCAAGCGATTGCTAAAGAGGTTGAAGCAGGCAAACTCAGTCCTGAAGCTATTGATGAAGATCTCATTGCTAAGCATTTGATGACAGATAAATTGCCTTACCTCTACCGTGATCCAGATTTGATTATCCGTACGAGTGGCGAGCTTCGTCTTAGTAACTTTTTGCCTTGGCAATCTGCCTACAGTGAGTTTTACTTCACAGATGTTTTCTGGCCAGATTTTGACCAGCAAGGGCTACGTCAAGCCATCTCTGACTACAATAAACGTCACCGTCGCTTCGGTGGTGTCTAG
- a CDS encoding phosphatidate cytidylyltransferase yields the protein MQERLIGGGVAAAIFLPLLFIGGLPFQLLVGAMAMVAVSEMLRMKHLEIFSIEGILSMVAAFILAVPIDQYFISLPTNASVTGFAVISFLILAGTVLNSDHYSFDDAAYPIASAFYVGFGFQNLIAARLDSWEKVLFALFIVWATDIGAYLFGRQFGQNKLLPKVSPNKTIEGSVGGILSAIIVALIFGLINHGVYAPHNFFWLLICTILFSIFGQFGDLVESAIKRHFGVKDSGNLIPGHGGILDRCDSWIFVFPIMHFLGLF from the coding sequence ATGCAAGAACGTTTAATTGGTGGGGGTGTGGCAGCAGCCATTTTCCTCCCATTGCTCTTTATCGGTGGTCTTCCTTTCCAACTTTTGGTTGGAGCTATGGCCATGGTTGCGGTGTCTGAGATGCTTCGCATGAAGCACTTGGAGATTTTCTCTATCGAGGGTATTTTATCAATGGTGGCAGCCTTTATCTTGGCTGTGCCGATTGATCAGTATTTTATCAGTCTTCCAACAAATGCCAGTGTGACAGGTTTCGCTGTTATTTCATTTTTGATTCTAGCGGGGACTGTCCTTAATAGCGACCATTATTCTTTTGATGATGCAGCTTATCCAATCGCATCTGCCTTTTATGTTGGTTTTGGTTTTCAAAATCTTATTGCGGCACGTTTGGATAGTTGGGAAAAAGTTCTCTTTGCCCTTTTTATTGTTTGGGCAACAGATATTGGAGCTTACCTCTTTGGTCGTCAATTTGGTCAGAATAAGCTATTGCCAAAAGTATCACCAAATAAGACTATTGAGGGTAGTGTCGGTGGTATCTTATCCGCAATTATTGTGGCTCTTATCTTTGGTTTGATTAACCACGGCGTTTATGCCCCTCATAACTTCTTCTGGTTGCTTATCTGTACGATTCTCTTTAGTATCTTTGGTCAATTTGGTGATTTGGTTGAATCAGCTATTAAACGTCACTTTGGCGTTAAAGACTCAGGCAATCTCATTCCTGGGCATGGTGGTATTTTGGACCGTTGTGATAGCTGGATCTTCGTTTTCCCAATCATGCACTTCCTAGGACTTTTTTAA
- the rseP gene encoding RIP metalloprotease RseP, with the protein MKAIITFLLIFCVIVVFHEFGHFFFAKRSGILVREFAIGMGPKIFAHTGKDGTVYTIRILPLGGYVRMAGWGEDTTEIKTGSPASLTIGSDGKVRRINLSDRQIDQTALPMNVTAYDLEEKLTITGLVLDETKTYEVDHDATIVEEDGTELRIAPKDVQYQNASIWGRLITNFAGPMNNFILGVLVFIILAFVQGGVQDTSTNRIQVADGGAAQVAGLKNGDAIEAINKDKVTDWDSLKEALTENTQKFSKGDSLSVTVKRSNGQEETISVKPQENQGSYFLGVSPALKTGLKDKIFGGFQMAWEGAFKILVALKGLITNFSLNKLGGPVAMFQMSAQASENGLISILNLMGMLSINLGIFNLIPIPALDGGKIVMNIIEAIRRKPLNQEIESYITLAGVAIMVVLMIAVTWNDIMRAFF; encoded by the coding sequence ATGAAAGCTATTATTACCTTTTTACTGATTTTCTGTGTGATTGTCGTCTTCCATGAGTTTGGTCATTTCTTTTTCGCCAAACGCTCAGGGATTTTGGTTCGTGAATTTGCCATTGGTATGGGACCGAAAATTTTTGCACATACAGGTAAGGATGGTACCGTTTATACTATCCGTATCCTCCCTTTGGGTGGTTATGTTCGTATGGCTGGTTGGGGTGAAGATACAACTGAGATTAAAACAGGTAGTCCTGCCAGTCTAACGATTGGATCAGATGGTAAGGTAAGACGTATCAACCTTTCGGATCGCCAGATTGATCAGACGGCTTTACCTATGAACGTCACTGCCTATGATTTGGAGGAAAAGTTAACCATTACAGGTCTAGTCCTAGATGAGACCAAGACCTATGAGGTTGATCATGATGCCACTATCGTTGAGGAAGATGGTACAGAACTTCGTATCGCTCCTAAGGATGTCCAATATCAAAATGCAAGCATTTGGGGACGTTTAATTACCAACTTTGCTGGTCCTATGAATAACTTCATTCTTGGAGTGCTTGTCTTTATTATCTTAGCTTTTGTTCAGGGTGGTGTTCAAGATACATCGACCAACCGTATCCAGGTAGCCGATGGAGGCGCTGCTCAGGTAGCAGGCTTGAAAAATGGTGATGCCATCGAGGCTATCAATAAGGACAAGGTTACTGATTGGGACAGCTTGAAGGAAGCATTGACAGAGAATACCCAAAAATTCTCCAAAGGTGACAGCCTTTCTGTGACAGTTAAGAGAAGTAACGGTCAGGAAGAAACAATCTCTGTTAAACCTCAGGAGAACCAAGGTAGCTACTTTTTGGGTGTTTCTCCTGCTTTAAAAACAGGTCTTAAAGATAAGATTTTTGGTGGTTTCCAAATGGCTTGGGAAGGGGCCTTCAAAATTCTCGTAGCACTTAAGGGGCTTATCACCAACTTTAGTTTGAATAAACTTGGTGGACCGGTTGCTATGTTCCAGATGTCTGCCCAGGCTTCAGAAAATGGCTTGATTTCCATTCTTAACCTTATGGGGATGCTCTCAATTAACCTGGGAATTTTCAATCTTATCCCAATTCCAGCCCTTGACGGTGGAAAAATTGTTATGAATATTATTGAAGCCATTCGTCGTAAACCACTTAATCAAGAAATTGAAAGCTATATTACACTTGCAGGTGTTGCTATCATGGTTGTTCTTATGATTGCAGTCACTTGGAATGATATTATGCGTGCTTTCTTTTAA
- a CDS encoding proline--tRNA ligase: MKQSKMLIPTLREMPSDAQVISHALMVRAGYVRQVSAGIYAYMPLANRAIEKFKTIMREEFEKIGAVEMLAPALLTADLWRESGRYETYGEDLYKLKNRDKSDFILGPTHEETFTALVRDAVKSYKQLPLNLYQIQSKYRDEKRPRNGLLRTREFIMKDAYSFHQNYEDLDVTYEDYRKAYEAIFTRAGLEFKGIIGDGGAMGGKDSQEFMAVTPERTDLNRWVVLDKSIASLDEIPEDVMEEIKKELTSWLVSGEDTIAYSTESSYAANLEMATNAYTPATKVVTQEELTRVETPDCKSIDEVAAFLNVPEEQTIKTLLFIADDEPVVALLVGNDQVNDVKLKNYLAADFLEPATEDEARQVFGANFGSLGPVNLPENVRIVADRKVQDVANAVVGANEDGYHLTGVNPERDFKAEYVDIREVKEGEISPDGQGVLQFARGIEIGHIFKLGTRYSESMGANVLDENGRAVPIIMGCYGIGVSRILSAVIEQHARLFVNKTPKGQYRYAWGINFPKELAPYDVHLITVNTKDEEANALTERLEAALMAEGYDVLTDDRNERVGSKFSDSDLIGLPIRVTVGKKASEGVVEVKIKATGDTIEVNADNLIETLAILTTEQNA; encoded by the coding sequence ATGAAACAAAGTAAAATGTTGATTCCAACACTTCGTGAAATGCCAAGTGATGCTCAAGTTATCAGTCATGCCCTTATGGTACGTGCGGGTTACGTGCGTCAGGTTTCTGCTGGTATTTATGCTTATATGCCATTGGCAAATCGTGCTATCGAGAAATTCAAAACCATCATGCGTGAGGAATTTGAAAAAATCGGTGCGGTTGAAATGTTGGCGCCAGCGCTTTTGACAGCAGATTTGTGGCGTGAGTCAGGCCGTTATGAAACTTACGGTGAAGACCTTTATAAACTTAAAAACCGTGATAAATCTGACTTTATCCTCGGTCCAACTCACGAAGAAACGTTTACAGCCTTGGTTCGTGATGCGGTTAAATCATACAAACAATTGCCACTTAATCTCTACCAAATCCAATCAAAATACCGTGATGAAAAACGTCCTCGTAACGGTCTTCTTCGTACACGTGAATTTATCATGAAGGATGCTTATAGTTTCCACCAAAACTATGAAGATTTGGATGTAACCTATGAAGACTACCGTAAAGCTTATGAGGCTATCTTTACACGTGCTGGCCTTGAATTTAAGGGGATCATCGGTGATGGTGGTGCCATGGGTGGTAAGGATTCTCAAGAATTTATGGCGGTTACTCCTGAGCGTACAGATCTCAACCGTTGGGTAGTTCTTGACAAGTCAATTGCTTCATTGGACGAGATTCCAGAAGATGTCATGGAAGAAATCAAGAAAGAATTGACATCATGGTTGGTATCTGGTGAAGACACAATTGCCTACTCTACAGAGTCAAGTTATGCAGCTAACCTTGAGATGGCAACAAACGCTTACACACCAGCGACTAAGGTTGTGACTCAAGAAGAATTGACTCGTGTTGAAACACCAGATTGCAAGTCAATTGATGAAGTTGCTGCTTTCTTGAATGTTCCAGAAGAACAAACCATCAAGACTTTGCTTTTCATTGCTGATGATGAACCAGTGGTGGCCCTTCTTGTCGGTAATGATCAGGTTAACGATGTGAAGTTGAAAAACTACCTTGCTGCTGATTTCCTTGAACCAGCTACAGAAGATGAAGCACGTCAAGTCTTTGGCGCTAACTTCGGTTCTCTTGGTCCAGTTAACCTTCCTGAAAATGTTCGTATCGTTGCGGACCGTAAGGTTCAAGACGTGGCTAATGCGGTTGTTGGAGCCAATGAAGATGGTTACCACTTGACAGGGGTTAACCCAGAGCGTGACTTCAAGGCAGAATACGTGGATATTCGTGAAGTTAAAGAGGGTGAAATTTCACCAGATGGTCAAGGTGTCCTTCAGTTTGCGCGTGGTATCGAGATTGGTCATATCTTTAAACTTGGGACACGTTACTCTGAAAGTATGGGGGCTAATGTTCTTGATGAAAATGGCCGTGCTGTTCCAATCATTATGGGATGTTACGGTATCGGTGTTAGCCGTATCTTGTCAGCTGTAATCGAACAACATGCACGTCTCTTTGTTAACAAGACACCAAAAGGTCAATACCGCTATGCATGGGGAATTAACTTCCCTAAAGAATTGGCTCCGTATGATGTTCACTTGATTACAGTTAACACTAAGGATGAGGAAGCCAATGCTTTGACAGAACGTTTGGAAGCTGCTCTTATGGCTGAAGGCTATGATGTCTTGACAGATGATCGTAATGAGCGTGTTGGTTCTAAATTCTCTGACAGTGACCTTATCGGACTTCCGATCCGTGTGACAGTTGGTAAAAAAGCCAGCGAAGGTGTTGTCGAAGTTAAAATCAAGGCAACAGGTGATACTATTGAAGTTAATGCCGATAACTTGATTGAGACACTTGCTATCTTAACAACAGAACAAAATGCTTAA
- a CDS encoding ABC transporter substrate binding protein has translation MKKFLVSMMAVITAVLLVACSNASNKDLVHVGVLQYVEHPSLSATRKGFIEELKEEGYVDGKNIKIDYQNAQGDQSNLQTISQSLIEDNDVMLAIATPAAQSLSSLTKDKPILFTAVTDPVSAKLVKSMDNVGGNVTGTSDMSPINKQVELLKKVLPNTKKVGIMYTTSERNSEVQVEEAKKYFKEAGIETVIKGISSTNDIQDTAKSLMSQTEVIFIPTDNTIVSAINTLVDLSKETKVPVVGSDAGSVEKGVLFTYGTNYEALGRQTGKLAGRVLRGEKVKDVDAEYPKTLNVVVNHDMAKELGIDVSSISDEESKASTQDDKPIAKKDKGVIKLKVNKSSKKGFSNVVLTAISQGLLWAIMAIGVFITFRILDLADLTAEGAFPLGAATTTIMIIRGINPIFATLGGFVAGMLAGAVSGFMHTKMKIPALLTGIITLTGLYSVNLLVLGSANVSLSGHNTLVTMVMDLGLSKLNGVILLGLIFVSLVVLMLVVLLNTQVGLALRATGDNLAMGEANGIKVDRMKILGYMISNGLIALSGALLAQNNGYADMNMGTGTIVNGLAAIILAEVIVKYLPLGKRLWSIVVGAVLYRLVLVIILAMNVDAQMLKLASAILLAIILYVPEVRQKLKIRPNKSLTPGGDK, from the coding sequence ATGAAGAAATTCTTGGTCAGTATGATGGCTGTTATCACAGCTGTCCTCTTAGTAGCATGTTCCAATGCTTCTAATAAAGATTTGGTTCACGTCGGTGTGCTCCAATATGTGGAACATCCTTCCTTGTCAGCGACCCGTAAAGGGTTCATTGAAGAACTTAAAGAGGAAGGTTACGTCGACGGTAAGAACATCAAAATCGATTATCAGAATGCACAAGGAGATCAGTCTAACTTGCAGACGATTTCTCAGTCGCTTATTGAAGATAATGATGTCATGTTGGCTATCGCAACTCCAGCAGCCCAGTCTTTGAGTAGTTTGACAAAGGACAAGCCAATTCTCTTTACAGCTGTTACAGATCCAGTTTCAGCTAAATTGGTTAAGTCTATGGACAATGTTGGAGGAAATGTGACAGGGACAAGCGACATGTCACCAATCAACAAACAAGTCGAGTTGTTGAAAAAGGTCCTTCCAAACACTAAAAAAGTTGGGATTATGTACACGACCAGCGAGCGTAACTCAGAAGTTCAGGTTGAAGAAGCCAAGAAATACTTCAAGGAAGCTGGTATTGAAACGGTTATCAAGGGAATTTCATCAACCAATGATATCCAAGATACAGCCAAGAGCTTGATGAGTCAGACCGAAGTGATTTTCATCCCAACTGATAATACTATTGTTAGTGCTATTAATACCTTGGTAGATCTTTCTAAAGAGACTAAGGTTCCAGTTGTTGGTAGTGACGCTGGTAGTGTAGAAAAAGGTGTCCTGTTCACTTATGGAACTAACTATGAAGCGCTTGGACGTCAAACAGGTAAGTTGGCAGGCCGTGTTCTCCGAGGTGAGAAGGTAAAGGATGTCGATGCCGAGTATCCTAAAACCCTAAATGTTGTGGTTAACCATGACATGGCTAAAGAACTTGGTATTGATGTTTCTAGCATTAGTGACGAGGAATCTAAAGCATCAACGCAAGATGACAAACCAATTGCTAAAAAAGATAAGGGTGTCATTAAGCTTAAGGTCAATAAGTCTTCTAAAAAAGGATTTTCAAATGTGGTGCTAACTGCCATTTCTCAGGGACTTCTCTGGGCTATTATGGCTATTGGGGTCTTCATTACCTTCCGTATTTTGGACCTTGCTGATTTGACAGCTGAGGGGGCCTTCCCACTTGGTGCTGCTACGACAACTATCATGATTATCCGTGGAATCAACCCAATCTTTGCGACTCTAGGTGGTTTTGTAGCTGGTATGCTTGCTGGAGCTGTGTCTGGCTTTATGCATACGAAAATGAAGATACCAGCACTCTTAACAGGGATTATTACCTTAACAGGGCTCTATTCAGTTAACCTTTTGGTTCTTGGAAGTGCCAATGTCTCTCTTTCAGGACATAACACGCTGGTGACTATGGTTATGGATCTTGGTCTATCTAAGCTGAATGGTGTGATTCTATTAGGACTGATTTTTGTTAGTCTGGTAGTACTTATGTTGGTTGTTCTCCTTAATACACAGGTTGGACTTGCTCTTCGTGCAACAGGTGATAACCTTGCCATGGGTGAAGCCAATGGTATCAAGGTTGACCGTATGAAGATTCTTGGCTACATGATTTCCAATGGTTTGATTGCCCTATCAGGTGCCCTCCTAGCTCAAAACAATGGCTATGCGGATATGAATATGGGTACTGGTACAATCGTAAATGGCTTGGCTGCAATCATCTTGGCTGAGGTTATCGTCAAGTATCTACCGCTTGGAAAACGTCTCTGGTCAATTGTCGTAGGAGCTGTTCTCTACCGTTTGGTCTTGGTTATTATCCTTGCCATGAACGTTGATGCTCAAATGTTGAAATTGGCTTCAGCCATCTTGCTTGCTATCATCCTTTATGTGCCAGAAGTACGCCAAAAATTGAAAATCAGACCTAATAAATCCTTGACTCCAGGAGGTGACAAGTAA
- a CDS encoding ABC transporter ATP-binding protein: MALLSLQQIHKTFEKGTVNENHVLRGLDLDIEQGDFISVIGGNGAGKSTLMNSIAGVLSIDEGDILLEGQSIKKASVDERSKDISRVFQDPRMGTATNLSIEENMAIAYRRGKKRSFFKKSITESERQVFKEALVDLGLGLENRMKTDANFLSGGQRQALTLAMATLVRPKILLLDEHTAALDPKTSDMVMNLTRKIVEEQELTTLMITHNMEHAIEYGNRLVMLYHGKIVVDVRGEEKKNLTVAELMDLFHKNSGQVLNDDALVLG; encoded by the coding sequence ATGGCTTTACTTAGTTTACAACAGATTCACAAAACCTTTGAAAAAGGCACAGTCAATGAAAATCACGTCCTTCGTGGTTTGGACCTAGACATTGAGCAGGGAGATTTTATCTCTGTCATTGGGGGAAATGGTGCTGGTAAATCAACCTTGATGAATTCAATTGCTGGTGTTCTTAGCATTGATGAGGGGGATATCTTGTTGGAGGGGCAATCTATTAAGAAAGCATCTGTAGATGAGCGCTCTAAAGACATTAGTCGTGTTTTCCAAGATCCTCGAATGGGGACAGCGACAAACCTTTCTATCGAAGAAAATATGGCGATTGCCTATCGTCGTGGTAAGAAACGTAGCTTCTTTAAAAAGTCTATCACTGAAAGCGAACGTCAAGTCTTCAAGGAAGCTTTGGTAGATCTTGGTCTTGGTCTTGAGAATCGTATGAAGACCGATGCTAATTTCTTGTCAGGTGGACAACGTCAGGCCTTGACACTTGCTATGGCAACCTTGGTTCGTCCAAAAATCTTGCTTTTGGATGAACACACAGCAGCCCTAGATCCTAAGACAAGTGATATGGTCATGAATTTGACACGTAAGATCGTTGAAGAACAAGAATTAACAACCCTTATGATTACCCATAATATGGAACATGCTATCGAATATGGGAACCGTCTAGTCATGCTCTATCACGGAAAAATCGTCGTCGATGTGCGAGGTGAGGAAAAGAAAAACCTCACTGTTGCAGAACTTATGGACCTCTTCCACAAAAATAGTGGACAAGTCCTCAATGACGATGCCTTGGTACTCGGTTAA
- the groES gene encoding co-chaperone GroES, whose protein sequence is MALKPLGDRIVVRFEETEEKTASGFVLAGASHEATKTAEVLVVGEGIRTLTGELIAPSVAAGDKVLVENGAGVNVKDGDDSVSIIREADILAVLA, encoded by the coding sequence ATGGCATTGAAACCATTGGGTGATCGTATCGTTGTCCGTTTTGAAGAAACAGAAGAAAAAACAGCTAGTGGCTTTGTTTTGGCAGGAGCCAGTCATGAAGCTACAAAGACTGCTGAGGTTTTGGTAGTAGGTGAAGGAATCCGTACTCTTACTGGTGAATTGATTGCACCTAGTGTTGCAGCAGGCGATAAAGTTCTTGTTGAAAATGGTGCAGGTGTCAATGTTAAAGACGGAGATGATTCCGTTTCAATTATCCGTGAAGCAGATATTTTAGCAGTCCTAGCTTAG